The following are encoded in a window of Mycobacterium sp. ELW1 genomic DNA:
- a CDS encoding CHAT domain-containing protein yields the protein MTTTLVLRYADVGVATYASLRIVGRPERTVTWVVHEPIVLAALEELRGALPDPEGDESLADALDRALTRGPFATTRGELTLAYILGVLLIAEPAWQLIAETTRDAASAGGPRPLLFISPSARLARIPWAAVAVPLTGPSPEELVAARKEAVTFKGTTAARIPWQLADIDTVTEGVRLMEMVDVAMAVPPNIVHAPRTPARWNERRGAPALLVVDPRVPGQRPDSALGSVLGRPSSEGALSRHFGELLAHRAVLPDVTAPVELFRRSDADRGWLAAHLQRAPSRMLFVGHASAADRAHGYADRAALHLACTAAAEGAAEPVGDHRPLLASDLMAAQLPVPPRVALLACGSGGDYQFDEATGLVAAMVLCGSELVTATLWSLPTTAGYRRFTGRAEDPMAEIVMAVDDAHEADDAVLSVNRWQRAQMRRWRDGDAGASPLYWAAVVTFAVGGAR from the coding sequence ATGACCACGACCCTGGTGCTGCGGTACGCCGACGTCGGCGTGGCGACCTATGCCAGCCTGCGCATCGTCGGCCGGCCGGAGCGCACCGTGACGTGGGTGGTGCACGAGCCGATCGTGCTGGCCGCGCTGGAGGAACTGCGTGGGGCGCTGCCTGATCCCGAGGGCGACGAGAGCCTGGCCGACGCGCTGGACAGGGCGTTGACCCGCGGCCCGTTCGCCACGACGCGGGGGGAATTGACCCTCGCCTACATCCTGGGCGTGCTGCTGATCGCCGAGCCGGCCTGGCAGCTGATCGCCGAAACGACCCGGGACGCGGCATCTGCCGGCGGTCCGCGCCCGCTGCTGTTCATCTCACCGAGCGCGCGCCTGGCCCGAATCCCGTGGGCCGCAGTGGCGGTCCCGCTGACCGGGCCCAGTCCCGAGGAGCTGGTCGCCGCCCGCAAGGAGGCGGTCACCTTCAAAGGGACCACCGCGGCCCGCATTCCGTGGCAGCTCGCCGACATCGACACCGTCACCGAGGGTGTGCGGCTGATGGAGATGGTCGACGTGGCGATGGCGGTACCACCCAACATCGTGCATGCCCCGCGCACACCGGCACGATGGAACGAAAGACGAGGTGCGCCGGCACTTCTCGTGGTCGATCCCCGGGTACCGGGCCAGCGGCCCGATTCCGCCCTGGGGTCGGTGCTGGGCCGGCCGTCGAGCGAGGGCGCGCTGTCCCGCCATTTCGGCGAGCTGCTCGCGCACCGCGCGGTGCTGCCCGACGTCACCGCCCCGGTGGAGTTGTTCCGTAGAAGCGACGCCGACCGGGGCTGGCTGGCCGCACATCTGCAGCGGGCTCCGAGCCGGATGCTCTTCGTCGGCCATGCCAGTGCCGCCGATCGTGCGCACGGGTACGCCGATCGTGCCGCCCTGCACCTGGCCTGCACGGCCGCGGCGGAGGGCGCGGCCGAACCGGTGGGGGATCACCGCCCGCTGCTGGCCTCGGATCTGATGGCCGCCCAGCTGCCGGTGCCCCCGCGGGTGGCTCTGCTCGCGTGCGGTTCCGGCGGTGACTATCAGTTCGACGAAGCGACCGGACTGGTCGCCGCGATGGTCCTCTGCGGCAGCGAGCTGGTGACCGCCACGCTGTGGTCGCTGCCGACAACCGCGGGCTATCGCCGGTTCACCGGGCGGGCCGAGGATCCGATGGCCGAAATCGTGATGGCCGTCGACGATGCCCACGAGGCCGACGACGCGGTGTTGAGCGTCAATCGCTGGCAGCGGGCCCAGATGCGGCGGTGGCGGGACGGCGATGCGGGGGCGAGCCCGTTGTACTGGGCCGCGGTGGTCACGTTCGCGGTCGGGGGTGCCCGGTGA
- the speB gene encoding agmatinase: MSHGHDHRPERELPPGMAEQLDLPYSGMVSFGQRPFLTEPEQLDSWRPDVAIVGAPFDIATTNRPGARFGPRAIRSTAYEPGTYHMDLGLEIFDWLEVVDFGDAHCPHGSTEVSHANIRERVHTIASRGIVPVVLGGDHSITWPSATAVADVHGYGNVGIVHFDAHADTADIIDGNLASHGTPMRRLIESGAVPGTHFVQVGLRGYWPPQDTFEWMQEQGMVWHTMQEIWDHGFKDVMRRAVSEALNKAEKLYVSVDIDVLDPAHAPGTGTPEPGGITSADLLRMVRQLCYEHDVVGVDVVEVAPAYDHAELTVNAAHRVVFEALAGMAARRRDAANVKPGPPSPLA; encoded by the coding sequence ATGAGCCACGGCCACGACCACAGACCCGAGCGTGAACTCCCACCCGGTATGGCCGAGCAGCTGGATCTGCCGTATTCGGGGATGGTCTCGTTCGGGCAGCGCCCATTCCTGACCGAGCCCGAACAGTTGGACAGCTGGCGCCCGGACGTGGCGATCGTCGGGGCACCGTTCGACATCGCCACCACCAATCGGCCCGGCGCCAGGTTCGGCCCGCGGGCGATCCGGTCCACCGCGTACGAACCCGGCACCTATCACATGGATCTCGGGCTGGAGATCTTCGACTGGCTAGAGGTCGTCGACTTCGGCGACGCGCACTGCCCGCACGGGTCCACCGAGGTGTCGCACGCCAACATTCGCGAGCGGGTGCACACCATCGCATCGCGCGGCATCGTCCCGGTGGTCCTCGGCGGCGACCACTCGATCACGTGGCCGTCAGCCACCGCGGTCGCCGACGTGCACGGCTACGGCAATGTCGGGATCGTGCATTTCGATGCGCACGCCGACACCGCCGACATCATTGACGGCAACCTGGCCAGCCACGGCACCCCGATGCGCCGACTGATCGAGTCGGGCGCCGTGCCGGGAACGCATTTCGTCCAGGTCGGGCTGCGCGGCTACTGGCCGCCGCAGGACACCTTCGAGTGGATGCAAGAACAGGGCATGGTCTGGCACACCATGCAGGAGATCTGGGACCATGGCTTCAAGGACGTGATGCGACGCGCCGTCTCGGAGGCGCTCAACAAGGCCGAAAAACTTTATGTGTCAGTCGATATCGATGTTCTGGACCCCGCGCACGCGCCCGGCACCGGAACGCCTGAGCCGGGCGGCATCACCAGTGCCGATCTGCTGCGGATGGTTCGGCAACTCTGTTACGAGCACGACGTCGTCGGCGTCGACGTGGTGGAGGTCGCCCCCGCGTACGACCACGCCGAACTGACGGTCAATGCCGCCCACCGGGTGGTGTTCGAGGCGCTGGCCGGGATGGCGGCCCGCCGCCGCGACGCGGCCAACGTCAAGCCCGGACCGCCGTCGCCCCTGGCCTAG
- a CDS encoding nuclear transport factor 2 family protein produces MSEPSRAEIARAFAQHRFDDVLPHLARDVVWTIVGYSVLEGADAVATTCRDTAGGLAATVATWDRCLTVEQDDTVVVEVLGRYRRPDGVTIVSSCHICRFAGAEIASITSYGVEVDPESVGAPTDVRQATR; encoded by the coding sequence GTGAGCGAACCGAGCCGAGCCGAGATCGCCCGCGCGTTCGCCCAGCACCGATTCGACGACGTTCTTCCGCACCTGGCCCGCGACGTCGTGTGGACGATCGTCGGCTACTCGGTGCTGGAGGGTGCCGACGCCGTCGCCACCACATGCCGTGACACCGCGGGCGGACTGGCCGCGACCGTCGCCACCTGGGACCGGTGCCTGACGGTGGAACAGGACGACACCGTCGTCGTCGAGGTGTTGGGCCGGTACCGGCGCCCGGACGGCGTCACGATCGTCTCCAGTTGCCACATCTGCCGATTCGCCGGCGCCGAGATCGCATCGATCACGTCCTACGGCGTGGAGGTCGACCCGGAATCGGTGGGCGCGCCCACCGATGTCCGGCAGGCCACCCGCTGA